Proteins from a single region of Streptomyces glaucescens:
- a CDS encoding FtsW/RodA/SpoVE family cell cycle protein, whose translation MSSTTNTPTHHTSTIGSIGTPSRRNTELALLVFAVVIPVFAYANVGLAINGQVPSGLLSYGLGLGLLAGIAHLVVRKFAPYADPLLLPLATLLNGLGLVAIWRLDQSKLLQSLPTFVTAAPRQLLYTALGIALFIVVLIFLKDHRVLQRYTYISMFVALVLLILPLVPGLGTDVFGAKIWIKIPGLGTLQPGEFAKIVLAVFFAGYLMVKRDALALASRRFMGLYLPRGRDLGPIVVVWAISILILVFETDLGTSLLFFGMFVIMLYVATERTSWIVFGLLMSAVGAVGVASFEPHIQQRVDAWLDPMGEYMLSRQGVVGHSEQAMQALWAFGSGGTLGSGWGQGHSELIRFAANSDFILATFGEELGLAGVMAILLIYGLIVERGVRTALAARDPFGKLLAIGLSGAFALQVFVVAGGVMGLIPLTGMTMPFLAYGGSSVLANWALIGILLRISDTARRPAPSPAPNPDAEMTQVVRP comes from the coding sequence ATGAGCAGTACTACCAACACGCCGACGCACCACACGTCAACGATCGGCTCCATCGGTACGCCGAGCCGCCGCAACACCGAGCTGGCCCTGCTGGTCTTCGCGGTGGTCATCCCGGTCTTCGCGTACGCCAATGTGGGCCTCGCGATCAACGGGCAGGTGCCGTCCGGGCTGCTGAGCTACGGCCTGGGCCTCGGCCTGCTGGCCGGCATCGCGCACCTCGTCGTACGGAAGTTCGCGCCGTACGCGGATCCGCTGCTGCTGCCGCTGGCCACCCTGCTGAACGGGCTGGGACTGGTCGCGATCTGGCGGCTGGACCAGTCGAAGCTGCTGCAGTCGCTGCCCACCTTCGTCACGGCCGCGCCCCGGCAGCTGCTGTACACCGCGCTGGGCATCGCCCTGTTCATCGTGGTGCTGATCTTCCTGAAGGACCACCGCGTCCTGCAGCGCTACACGTACATCTCGATGTTCGTGGCCCTGGTGCTGCTGATCCTGCCGCTGGTGCCGGGCCTGGGCACGGACGTCTTCGGCGCGAAGATCTGGATCAAGATCCCCGGTCTGGGCACCCTCCAGCCCGGTGAGTTCGCGAAGATCGTCCTCGCCGTCTTCTTCGCCGGCTACCTGATGGTGAAGCGGGACGCCCTGGCGCTCGCCAGCCGCCGGTTCATGGGCCTGTACCTGCCGCGCGGCCGCGACCTCGGCCCGATCGTGGTCGTCTGGGCGATCTCGATCCTCATCCTGGTCTTCGAGACCGACCTCGGCACCTCGCTGCTGTTCTTCGGAATGTTCGTCATCATGCTGTACGTCGCCACCGAGCGGACCAGCTGGATCGTCTTCGGTCTGCTGATGTCCGCGGTCGGCGCCGTCGGCGTGGCGAGCTTCGAGCCGCACATCCAGCAGCGCGTGGACGCCTGGCTGGACCCGATGGGCGAGTACATGCTCTCCCGGCAGGGTGTCGTCGGCCACTCCGAGCAGGCCATGCAGGCGCTGTGGGCGTTCGGCTCCGGCGGCACCCTCGGCAGCGGCTGGGGGCAGGGCCACTCCGAGCTGATCCGCTTCGCCGCCAACTCCGACTTCATCCTCGCCACCTTCGGCGAGGAGCTGGGCCTGGCCGGTGTGATGGCGATCCTGCTGATCTACGGGCTGATCGTGGAGCGCGGCGTGCGCACCGCCCTCGCCGCCCGCGACCCGTTCGGCAAGCTGCTCGCCATCGGCCTGTCCGGCGCCTTCGCGCTCCAGGTCTTCGTGGTGGCCGGCGGTGTGATGGGCCTCATCCCGCTGACCGGTATGACGATGCCGTTCCTCGCGTACGGCGGTTCGTCCGTGCTGGCCAACTGGGCGCTGATCGGCATCCTGCTGCGGATCAGCGACACCGCGCGCCGCCCGGCCCCCTCCCCCGCCCCCAACCCCGACGCCGAGATGACCCAGGTGGTCCGCCCGTGA
- the pknB gene encoding Stk1 family PASTA domain-containing Ser/Thr kinase, protein MEEPRRLGGRYELGQVLGRGGMAEVYLAHDTRLGRTVAVKTLRADLARDPSFQARFRREAQSAASLNHPAIVAVYDTGEDYIDGVSIPYIVMEYVDGSTLRELLHSGRKLLPERAMEMTIGILQGLEYAHRNGIVHRDIKPANVMLTRNGQVKVMDFGIARAMGDAGMTMTQTAAVIGTAQYLSPEQAKGEQVDARSDLYSTGCLLYELLTVRPPFVGDSPVAVAYQHVREEPQPPSVFDPEITPEMDAIVLKALTKDPNYRYQSADEMRADIEACLDGAPVAATAAMGSVGYGGYPDDQPTTALRSTDGGATSMLPPMNPDDGGYGYDDRPDRRRQKKSSTSTVLLVVAAVLVLVGAILIGKFAFSGDGVGNDKVPVPQFVGLSKADAEKRAVNSDLQLTFEEKPCEEQPKGSICEQNPPQGTEVEKDSTVDLVVSTGAPEVAVPSVIGDSLEEAKSKLEDDKYGFKVETESKESPEEPGTVLEQDPVSGQEVQKGSTITLIVAKEKEQATVPPVSGSCDEAKAQLQANGLAGECTEVPTADPNQDGKVIETTPSAGTAVDPGSTVTIKIGKLQQQKTKVPDVRNKTVGQAKQELAAAGFTSIQFAGGSDQSDTALVIDQDPDGGNEVDNPGQTTITLTTIGFGGGNNGGGNGNGGGGGFFGGGDGD, encoded by the coding sequence ATGGAAGAGCCGCGTCGCCTCGGCGGCCGGTACGAGCTGGGCCAGGTGCTCGGCCGCGGTGGCATGGCAGAGGTGTATCTCGCCCATGACACGCGCCTCGGCCGCACCGTGGCGGTGAAGACGCTGCGCGCCGACCTCGCGCGCGACCCGTCCTTCCAGGCCCGGTTCCGCCGGGAGGCCCAGTCGGCCGCCTCGCTCAACCATCCCGCGATCGTCGCGGTCTACGACACGGGCGAGGACTACATCGACGGGGTCTCGATCCCGTACATCGTGATGGAGTACGTCGACGGCTCCACGCTCCGTGAACTGCTGCACTCCGGCCGCAAGCTGCTGCCGGAGCGCGCCATGGAGATGACCATCGGCATCCTCCAGGGCCTGGAGTACGCCCACCGCAACGGCATCGTCCACCGCGACATCAAGCCGGCGAACGTCATGCTGACCCGCAACGGCCAGGTCAAGGTGATGGACTTCGGCATCGCCCGCGCCATGGGCGACGCCGGGATGACCATGACCCAGACCGCGGCCGTGATCGGCACCGCCCAGTACCTCTCCCCGGAGCAGGCCAAGGGCGAGCAGGTCGACGCGCGGTCGGACCTGTACTCGACCGGCTGCCTGCTCTACGAGCTGCTGACGGTCCGCCCGCCGTTCGTGGGCGATTCCCCGGTCGCCGTCGCGTACCAGCACGTGCGGGAGGAGCCGCAGCCGCCGTCGGTGTTCGACCCCGAGATCACGCCGGAGATGGACGCCATCGTCCTCAAGGCGCTGACCAAGGACCCGAACTACCGCTACCAGTCGGCCGACGAGATGCGCGCCGACATCGAGGCCTGCCTCGACGGCGCCCCCGTCGCGGCCACCGCCGCGATGGGCTCCGTGGGCTACGGCGGCTACCCCGACGACCAGCCGACGACGGCCCTGCGCTCCACCGACGGCGGCGCCACCTCGATGCTGCCCCCGATGAACCCGGACGACGGCGGCTACGGCTACGACGACCGCCCCGACCGGCGCCGCCAGAAGAAGTCCAGCACCTCGACGGTCCTGCTGGTCGTCGCCGCGGTGCTGGTCCTCGTCGGCGCGATCCTCATCGGCAAGTTCGCGTTCAGCGGCGACGGCGTGGGCAACGACAAGGTGCCGGTGCCCCAGTTCGTCGGTCTGAGCAAGGCCGACGCGGAGAAGCGGGCCGTCAACTCCGACCTTCAGCTGACCTTCGAGGAAAAGCCCTGCGAGGAGCAGCCGAAGGGCAGCATCTGCGAGCAGAACCCGCCGCAGGGCACCGAGGTCGAGAAGGACTCCACGGTCGACCTGGTGGTCTCCACCGGCGCACCCGAGGTCGCCGTGCCCAGTGTGATCGGCGACAGCCTGGAAGAGGCCAAGTCGAAGCTGGAGGACGACAAGTACGGCTTCAAGGTCGAGACGGAGAGCAAGGAGTCCCCGGAGGAACCCGGCACCGTCCTCGAACAGGACCCCGTCTCCGGCCAGGAGGTCCAGAAGGGCTCCACGATCACGCTGATCGTCGCGAAGGAGAAGGAACAGGCGACGGTCCCGCCGGTCTCCGGCTCCTGTGACGAGGCGAAGGCGCAGCTCCAGGCCAACGGACTGGCCGGCGAGTGCACCGAGGTCCCGACCGCCGACCCGAACCAGGACGGCAAGGTCATCGAGACCACCCCGTCGGCGGGCACCGCGGTCGACCCGGGCTCGACGGTGACGATCAAGATCGGCAAGCTCCAGCAGCAGAAGACCAAGGTCCCGGACGTCCGCAACAAGACGGTCGGCCAGGCGAAGCAGGAGCTGGCCGCGGCCGGGTTCACCAGCATCCAGTTCGCGGGCGGCAGCGACCAGAGCGACACCGCGCTGGTGATCGACCAGGACCCGGACGGCGGCAACGAGGTCGACAACCCGGGCCAGACGACGATCACGCTGACGACCATCGGCTTCGGCGGGGGCAACAACGGCGGGGGCAACGGCAACGGCGGCGGAGGCGGCTTCTTCGGAGGCGGCGACGGCGACTGA
- a CDS encoding peptidoglycan D,D-transpeptidase FtsI family protein: MNKPLRRIAIFCGLLMLTLLIRDNWLQYVRADELASDTDNRRVAIERYATPRGDIIVDGKAVTGSKRAERGDFEYVRTYKDGPMWAPVTGYASQAFGTNQLENLEDGILTGNDDRLFFRNTLDMLTGEKKEGGNVVTTLNAAAQKAAYEGLKERGKGAVAAIEPSTGKILALASYPSYDPSTIAGYSDDDQKAWNKLQKKNNPNDPMLNRALRETYPPGSTFKVVTAAAALEYGKYPDPDEPTDTPLPWTMPGTTTPLKNDGNHPCKNATLRVALQWSCNTVFGKVGSEIGNDKMLEKAKDFGFTTEHFTPVRANASVFSEDMAPSEVALSSIGQFNTAATPLQMAMVASAVANDGSLMKPYMVDKLQAPNLDTLEQTDPEELSRPLSEENAQKLQSMMETVVEEGTGGTAKIDGVKVGGKTGTAQHGVDNSEKPYAWFISYAKLSDGSSPVAVAVVVEDEDADRGDISGGGLAAPIAKSVMEAVIGNRK, translated from the coding sequence GTGAACAAGCCCCTGCGACGGATCGCGATCTTCTGCGGGCTGCTCATGCTGACGCTGCTGATCCGCGACAACTGGCTCCAGTACGTCCGCGCGGACGAGCTCGCATCGGACACCGACAACCGCCGGGTGGCCATCGAGCGCTACGCCACCCCGCGCGGCGACATCATCGTCGACGGCAAGGCGGTCACCGGCTCCAAGCGGGCCGAGCGCGGCGACTTCGAGTACGTCCGCACCTACAAGGACGGCCCCATGTGGGCGCCCGTCACCGGCTACGCCTCCCAGGCCTTCGGCACCAACCAGCTGGAGAACCTCGAGGACGGCATCCTCACCGGCAACGACGACCGGCTCTTCTTCCGCAACACCCTCGACATGCTCACGGGGGAGAAGAAGGAGGGCGGCAACGTCGTCACCACGCTCAACGCCGCCGCGCAGAAGGCGGCGTACGAGGGCCTGAAGGAGCGCGGCAAGGGTGCCGTCGCCGCGATCGAGCCGTCCACCGGGAAGATCCTGGCGCTGGCCTCCTACCCGTCGTACGACCCGTCGACGATCGCCGGCTACTCCGACGACGACCAGAAGGCCTGGAACAAGCTCCAGAAGAAGAACAACCCGAACGACCCGATGCTCAACCGGGCCCTGCGCGAGACCTATCCGCCGGGCTCCACGTTCAAGGTCGTCACCGCCGCCGCCGCGCTGGAGTACGGCAAGTACCCGGACCCGGACGAGCCGACCGACACCCCGCTGCCGTGGACCATGCCCGGCACCACCACCCCGCTGAAGAACGACGGCAACCACCCCTGCAAGAACGCCACCCTGCGCGTGGCGCTCCAGTGGTCCTGCAACACCGTCTTCGGCAAGGTCGGTTCCGAGATCGGCAACGACAAGATGCTGGAGAAGGCCAAGGACTTCGGCTTCACCACCGAGCACTTCACGCCGGTGCGCGCCAACGCCTCCGTCTTCTCCGAGGACATGGCGCCCTCCGAGGTCGCGCTGTCCTCCATCGGCCAGTTCAACACCGCCGCGACCCCGCTGCAGATGGCCATGGTCGCCTCGGCGGTCGCCAACGACGGCTCCCTGATGAAGCCGTACATGGTCGACAAGCTCCAGGCGCCCAACCTCGACACCCTCGAGCAGACGGACCCGGAGGAGCTGAGCCGGCCGCTGTCGGAGGAGAACGCGCAGAAGCTCCAGTCGATGATGGAGACCGTCGTCGAGGAGGGCACCGGCGGCACCGCCAAGATCGACGGCGTCAAGGTCGGCGGCAAGACCGGTACCGCCCAGCACGGCGTCGACAACAGCGAGAAGCCGTACGCCTGGTTCATCTCCTACGCCAAGCTCAGCGACGGCAGCTCCCCGGTCGCCGTCGCCGTGGTGGTCGAGGACGAGGACGCCGACCGCGGTGACATCTCCGGCGGCGGTCTCGCGGCCCCCATCGCCAAGAGCGTGATGGAGGCGGTCATCGGCAACCGGAAGTGA